GGAATGGCCTCCCGGACTATCTCGGGGTGGGTCTGCCCCATGCGTCCCAGACCCCAGAGCATCGGCGATCTCGAAAACTCCTCATCCAAATAGGAAAACAGCATTTCAACGGTGTCGGCAACCAGACTGTAATTTCTACGGCCGATCTCACCCAGAACGGCCGGCGCCCCCCAGCCGAAACTGCCGGAGTCCTCGTTTAAGAGCCACCAAAGCCGGCCCAAAATGGTTTTTACCCTTTCAGGGTGAGCCTCAGCCAAGTATCCCAATCCTTCCACCGCCCGCCAACTTAAAGGATCATCCAGAGCAAAAGTCAGTTGGAGCAGTATTGAGCTCACCACTGGTTCCCGTCCCGCAAGCTCGACCAAGGAAGCAAAATCACCATTCAGCAGATAGGCAGTTACTTTTTCCCGTTTGATTTTGTGTTTGGTGGTCATAAATTCCTTTACCGGACGGTTTATAGAGATCTCTGGTCAGTGCTGCCAGAAACCCCTGTCTCTCAGAACGGGATGTCGTCTTCGTCCAGCGGCCCTCCCTGGGGAGGTGGGAAGGGCGCTTCCGCCTCCCGTGGTCCCGGGCGGTCCTGGGCGCTGCCCAGCATTTGCATATCCCGAGCCTCGATTTCTGTGGTATATCGCTTAACCCCATCCTGCTCCCAGGAACGTGTCCT
The window above is part of the Deltaproteobacteria bacterium genome. Proteins encoded here:
- a CDS encoding HEAT repeat domain-containing protein; this translates as MTTKHKIKREKVTAYLLNGDFASLVELAGREPVVSSILLQLTFALDDPLSWRAVEGLGYLAEAHPERVKTILGRLWWLLNEDSGSFGWGAPAVLGEIGRRNYSLVADTVEMLFSYLDEEFSRSPMLWGLGRMGQTHPEIVREAIPQIMEFLHDADPQVRGHAAWCLGVNGAGEGVGPLARLASDAEPVKLYENGELRQTTVGEIAREALARLES